Genomic DNA from Paracoccus sp. MBLB3053:
TTTACGCTCCCGACGCGCCCGAACGCTGCATCAACAATCCCATGGGCTACCAGTGGTTTCCGATACCCTGGATGGATGGGTCGACGCCCGAACAGGCGCGTATCTCGGCGGAACAGTCATTTGCCGACATCAATGCGTTCCTCGACAAGGTGATTGCGGATGAAGGCATCAAGCCTTCCCGTCTCGCGTTGGTAGGATTTTCACAGGGAACGATGATGTCTCTGGAGGTCGCGCCCCGCCGCGATCACGAGCTTGCCGGGGTCGTTGGCTTCTCGGGCCGGTTGCTGGATCCGGACAGCTTGAAACGGGACGTGAAAGTGCGGCCTCCGGTCCTGCTCGCGCATGGCGATCAGGACCCCGTCGTTCCCTTCGAGAGCATGTCGATCGCGGCCGATGCCCTGACTGATGCGGGGTTCGAAGTCTACACCCATGTGATGAAAAACACGCCGCATGGCATTTCGCCGGACGGTCTTTCGGTCGCGCTTCAGTTCCTCATGCAGCGATTTTCCGCAAGGTCATGACGCGGGTTTCCAATTAGCTCTTGAACTGCGGTGCTCAGGGCATACCTTCAAATCAGGTACTGAGGAGTTCTTGTGATGGATATTGTCTGGATGGCGCTCGCGGCACTCGGTCTGGCCGGGATTTCCCTGGCAGCGATGCCCAAACCCCAGCCCCGCAAGGTAGCCGTTCGCGCCCGTCGCTGATCATCTCCCGTCAGGGCCGGTTCCGGTCGGTCCTGCCCCAGATCATCGGATCTGCGATTTCGATCGAGTTTCCCGCAGGGTCGCGGAAATAGATCGACCTTCCCCCCTGAGGCCATCTGAAGTCGGATTCCACCGTGATGCCCTGCGCCTCAAGGTGGATGCGCCATGCCTCGATCTGATCCGCTTCGGCAGCCATGCAAAAATGCCCTTCCCCCTCGGTTCCGTGCGGGGGAACGGGAAGGCTTGATCCGGGTGCCGGTGGCTTGCGGGTCTCGTCGGGATTGAAGATCAGCAAGACTTGAGCACCGCAGCGGAAGAAGACGTGACGCGTCTCTGAGCGCGCGATCCGCTCAAGACCGATGATGTTGGTCCAGAATGCCTCGGCAAGATCCAGGTCTCGCGCATAGAGCGCGCTTTCCAATGTTCCCAGAACCGGCGGTGGATGTGACATGAGACGAGCATGCCACCGCGTTGCCCCAGGCGCCAGCCCGGGTCGGCATGGCGAAGTGAAATACCGCGCACGCCAAGTGAAAACCCCAATTCGAAATCTGCTTATCCTGTCATCTGAACATCTTGCTGTCCGCAGCTTGTTCGGACCTGACGCTGCCGATCGTGGCATCGTGCGGTTTGGCTGCGATGAGTGCTTGGAATGCATGCCCGATTTCTTCGGGCTCGCATCCGGCGCGGCCACTGTATTTCGGACATTCTCTCTTTTCGATTTGCCGACCCCGAAAGCCTGCCTCGCGTGTCACGTCGATGTCACGCATTCGGGGTAATCCGTTGGCAGGACATATATTCAGGGTCTTGTCAGACGGCGGTCGCGATATATAGTCGGCCTTGAAGAGATACCGACAAGTTCCTGGCAGGCGAGGCAGAGGGCCGATGCTGGACGACCATCGCGATTTCCGGACCCAATTCGTGCGTGAGCCTTCGAACTTGCGCCATCATCCTGCGCTTGTCTTGAACGCGGATTTCCGGCCGCTGAGCTATTATCCGCTTTCGCTCTGGCCCTGGCAGGAGGCGATCAAGGCCGTCTACCTGGACCGGGTTCAGATCATCGCCGAATATGATGAAGTAGTTCGAAGCCAAAGGGAAAGCATACGCATCCCGTCGGTGGTCGTTCTGAAAGATTTCATAAAACCTCAGAAGCGCGTGGCATTCACGCGCTTCAATCTTTTTCTGAGGGACGAATTCTGCTGCCAGTATTGCGGCGCGAAGGGGGAATTGACCTTTGATCACGTCGTGCCCCGTTCCCGGGGTGGAGTGACCAGTTGGGAAAACGTGGTTGCCGCCTGTTCCCCTTGCAATCTGAAAAAGGCGAACAAGTCATTGCGCAATTCGGGCCTGAGGCTGCGCCGCGCGCCTCGCAGACCGACGCCCGAGGAAATGCATGCATGCGGTCGCCGCTTTCCCCCGAACTACCTGCACGAAAGCTGGATGGATTACCTTTACTGGGACACCGAGCTGGTGGTCGAATGACGGCCCGGCGCAGCCCTCCCGGCTAGGACGTCCCGGCGCAGATGGGGATCAAACGCTGCCGAAACCTCAGTTCAAGGGGCTTGATTGCCCTCACGGAGCGTTTGTGGCGGCTTCCGGCGAGAATCCCGGTTCTATGAGCTAGCGATCCTCATGCACCGCCAGGTGTCCGATCGCCGCAGCAAGCAGAGCAACCAGACCAAGGGCGAAAAAGGGGACGCCCACGGAACTGGCAGCCCAGATGGTCAGGCCAGAGGCCAGAATGACAAGCAGGATCAGGATCAGGAAATGCGGCAATGGCATGTCTTCCTCCAGTTCCGTCAGTATGTCTCTGAAAACGCGCAGGGGAAAGCCCGTTCTTGAGGAATTGCTTCAAACGTGTCCAAGCCGTCCCGGCCATCAATGTTCTTGAAATGTTCCCATGGCATGGGTATTGTCTGGTCATGTCCCTGCCACCTCGCAACCCAGATGAGCTTCTGCGCGCCCGTGGGGCAGATACCCGACCGGATGCGCGCTTCGAGCCCTATCACTACAGGCGCGAGCATGACGGCTGGGATCTGCCGCTTGATCAAGAGACGCTGAGGACCGAGATTGCGATCGAGAATGCGCGCTCGATCATGACCAGAAACAGTTCGCCCGACATTCCCTTCGATCGCTCGATAAACCCCTATCGTGGATGCGAGCACGGTTGCATCTACTGCTTTGCCCGGCCGAGCCATGCATATCTTGGCCTGTCTCCGGGGCTGGATTTCGAAACCCGGATCACGGCCAAGCCAAATGCTGCGCAACTGCTTGAGGCCGAGATCGGTCGACGCAACTATGCCGTGGCCCCGATCGCCTTTGGGACGAATACCGATCCCTATCAGCCGATCGAAGCCAAGCTTGCGATCATGCGCGCCTGCCTCGAGGTGCTGTCGGCGTGGAACCATCCGATGAGCCTCGTGACGCGGGGCGCGACCGTGCTGCGGGACCTCGACATTTTGGGGGACATGGCAGGCAGGCGACTGGTGACGACGGGTGTATCAGTGACGACGCTCGATCCGGAACTTGCTCGGAAACTTGAACCCCGTGCGCCGACGCCCGCCACCCGGTTGCGCATGATCGAGGGGTTGGCCAAGGCCGGAGTTCCCGTCCGAGTCATGGTCGCGCCCGTCATACCCGTGCTGAACGAACACGAGATGGAACGGATCATGGCAGCGGCACGCGATGCAGGGGCTCGGTCAGCAAGCATGATCCCGATCCGCCTGCCGCTTGAGGTTGCGCCATTGTTTCGGGACTGGCTCTTGCGGCATCATCCCGGCAAGGCCGCCCATGTCATGTCCCGTATCCAGGCGATGCGTGGGGGTCGTGACAATGATCCGCGCTTTGGCACAAGGATGCGCGGGCAAGGGCAGGAGGCCGATTTGCTGCATCAGCGTTTTCGGCTGGCACGAAAAAGGCTGGGCCTGCTGCGCGAAGACCCCGTGCTTGATTGCAGCCTTTTCGCGGCCCCGCCCAGGGCGGGCGATCAGCTTGCGCTTTTCTAGCGTTCGGCCATCAAGCCGGTGATCCGGGTGGCTATCTCATCCGTGCTTGGCCTGACTTCGGGCATGCGCGAAGTCAGTGCCTCTCGCATCGCGGCGAGGTGCAGTGGGGTTGTTCCGCAACAGCCACCTATGATGCGGACACCAAGGTCTCGGGCGAGAACGGCAAACTCTGCCATGATCTCGGGCGTGCCGTCATAAATCAAGCCGCCATCCTGATAGCGCGGCACACCGGCATTGGGCTTCGCGATCAAAGGTCGCTCTGAACCGGCCGCGGAAAAGCTGGAAAGCGCGATGAGCAACTCGGCCGGGCCGGTGCCGCAATTCGCCCCATAAGCGACAGGCGGGTAGGGAAGGCGATCCACCAGCGAGGCAAGCTGCTGCGGGCTCACACCCATCATGCTGCGCCCACCGGATTCAAAGCTCATCATGCCGCACCAGGGCAGGCCCGTGGCTTGAGCAGCGCGGGATGCGGCGCGCATTTCTTCCATGGCACTGACGGTTTCGACCCATAGCACATCCACACCCCCTGCCTTCAAGGCCAGGGCCTGGTCGGTGAAAAGCCGGGTCGCCTCGGTTTCGGTCAGCCGCCCGACGGGCGCCATGATTTCCCCGGTCGGGCCGATCGAACCCGCCACGACGACCTGACGACCGGAAGCATCGACCGCCTCGCGTGCGAGCCTTGCTGCCGCGCCGTTGATCGAGCCGACGCGACCTTCTGCACCCGTCAGGCGCAGCCGGCTGGCATTCGCCCCGAAGCTGTTGGTCAGGATCAGGTCTGCCCCGGCGTCGATCATCTGTCGGTGCAAATCGCGCACCCGATCGGGGTGGCTTTCGCACCACAGATCGGCCACGTCGCCGGGGGCCAGGCCCATATTGTAAAGATTGGTTCCGGTGGCGCCATCGGCCAGAAGCCAAGGACGCTCGCCGAGCAGCCGGGACAAGAGGTCCGTCATTGCGCTATCCGTTCTCGCACGGGATGATGCTAACACATCCCGCGCGGAAATGGTTGATTTTCCTCGCGCGTGTCAGCGCGAACGGATCATTCCCATGATGTCCTTGGTGCGCTCGACAATCGGCTGGGCGATGGCCTCGGCACGGGCTGAACCCTGCCCCAGGATGCGATCGATCTCGGCCGGGTCGGCCATGAACTGGCTCATCCGGGCGGTGATCGGCGCAAGCGATTCGACCGCGACCTCGGCCAATGCGGGTTTGAAGGCGCCGAAGCCCTGACCTTCGAACCGCGCCAGAACCTCATCGCCGGTTTCACCCGACAGGGCCGCATAGATGTTGACGAGGTTGCGTGCCTCGGGACGATCCTTCAGCCCATCCATCGTGCCGGGCAGGGGTTCGGCATCGGTGCGGGCCTTGCGGATCTTCTGCGCGATCGCGTCGGCATCGTCGGTCAGGTTGATCCGTGCCGCATCCGAGGGATCGGATTTGGACATTTTCTTGCTGCCGTCGCGCAGAGACATGACGCGGGTCGCGGTGCCTTCGATCAGCGGCTCGGTGATCGGGAAGAATTCCTGACCGTAATCGTGGTTGAACTTGGCCGCGATGTCGCGGGTCAGCTCCAGATGCTGCTTCTGATCCTCACCCACCGGAACGGCAGTCGCGTGATAAGCAAGGATGTCGGCCGCCATGAGCGAGGGATAGGCCAGGAGGCCAAGGCTGGAGTTCTCGGAATTCTTGCCCGCCTTGTCCTTGAACTGGGTCATCCGGTACATCCAGCCGACGCGGGCGACGGTGTTGAACAGCCATGCCAGTTCGGCATGCTGTCGCACCTGGCTTTGGTTGAAAAGGATCGACACCTCGGGATCGACGCCCGAAGCGAGAAAGGCGGCCGCAACTT
This window encodes:
- a CDS encoding alpha/beta hydrolase — protein: MTRELKSKRKGPAKAESVVVFLHGYGADGADLLGLADPLAPHLPNTAFYAPDAPERCINNPMGYQWFPIPWMDGSTPEQARISAEQSFADINAFLDKVIADEGIKPSRLALVGFSQGTMMSLEVAPRRDHELAGVVGFSGRLLDPDSLKRDVKVRPPVLLAHGDQDPVVPFESMSIAADALTDAGFEVYTHVMKNTPHGISPDGLSVALQFLMQRFSARS
- a CDS encoding VOC family protein; translation: MSHPPPVLGTLESALYARDLDLAEAFWTNIIGLERIARSETRHVFFRCGAQVLLIFNPDETRKPPAPGSSLPVPPHGTEGEGHFCMAAEADQIEAWRIHLEAQGITVESDFRWPQGGRSIYFRDPAGNSIEIADPMIWGRTDRNRP
- a CDS encoding HNH endonuclease, yielding MLDDHRDFRTQFVREPSNLRHHPALVLNADFRPLSYYPLSLWPWQEAIKAVYLDRVQIIAEYDEVVRSQRESIRIPSVVVLKDFIKPQKRVAFTRFNLFLRDEFCCQYCGAKGELTFDHVVPRSRGGVTSWENVVAACSPCNLKKANKSLRNSGLRLRRAPRRPTPEEMHACGRRFPPNYLHESWMDYLYWDTELVVE
- a CDS encoding PA0069 family radical SAM protein — its product is MSLPPRNPDELLRARGADTRPDARFEPYHYRREHDGWDLPLDQETLRTEIAIENARSIMTRNSSPDIPFDRSINPYRGCEHGCIYCFARPSHAYLGLSPGLDFETRITAKPNAAQLLEAEIGRRNYAVAPIAFGTNTDPYQPIEAKLAIMRACLEVLSAWNHPMSLVTRGATVLRDLDILGDMAGRRLVTTGVSVTTLDPELARKLEPRAPTPATRLRMIEGLAKAGVPVRVMVAPVIPVLNEHEMERIMAAARDAGARSASMIPIRLPLEVAPLFRDWLLRHHPGKAAHVMSRIQAMRGGRDNDPRFGTRMRGQGQEADLLHQRFRLARKRLGLLREDPVLDCSLFAAPPRAGDQLALF
- the bmt gene encoding betaine--homocysteine S-methyltransferase — translated: MTDLLSRLLGERPWLLADGATGTNLYNMGLAPGDVADLWCESHPDRVRDLHRQMIDAGADLILTNSFGANASRLRLTGAEGRVGSINGAAARLAREAVDASGRQVVVAGSIGPTGEIMAPVGRLTETEATRLFTDQALALKAGGVDVLWVETVSAMEEMRAASRAAQATGLPWCGMMSFESGGRSMMGVSPQQLASLVDRLPYPPVAYGANCGTGPAELLIALSSFSAAGSERPLIAKPNAGVPRYQDGGLIYDGTPEIMAEFAVLARDLGVRIIGGCCGTTPLHLAAMREALTSRMPEVRPSTDEIATRITGLMAER
- the trpS gene encoding tryptophan--tRNA ligase, whose amino-acid sequence is MTTSFAPRIFSGIQPSGGLTLGNYLGALKRFAEYQGTGAETIYCVVDLHAITVWQDPEKLRHNTREVAAAFLASGVDPEVSILFNQSQVRQHAELAWLFNTVARVGWMYRMTQFKDKAGKNSENSSLGLLAYPSLMAADILAYHATAVPVGEDQKQHLELTRDIAAKFNHDYGQEFFPITEPLIEGTATRVMSLRDGSKKMSKSDPSDAARINLTDDADAIAQKIRKARTDAEPLPGTMDGLKDRPEARNLVNIYAALSGETGDEVLARFEGQGFGAFKPALAEVAVESLAPITARMSQFMADPAEIDRILGQGSARAEAIAQPIVERTKDIMGMIRSR